A portion of the Deinococcus peraridilitoris DSM 19664 genome contains these proteins:
- a CDS encoding O-acetylhomoserine aminocarboxypropyltransferase/cysteine synthase family protein, with protein MSHPKEQSKNFVNSLDEAHSATQAVHVGLQRGPGEGVGLPIYDAVAWEFQDLEHAAHIFATNDGLSYSRIGNPTLSALEARVSALEGALGAVVTGTGQAATLLSLITLARAGDHIVASASLFGGTVALLTSVLPNFGITTSLVANDAESIRAALQPNTRAVLVETIGNPALDIPDFGAISGVTRTAGVPLIVDNTWGAVGALCQPFRHGADIIVHSLTKWAAGHGAALGGAVLCRPGLDCSANPLFSEHDREGVSLWQRHGELAFLWRARQLGLSQMGMVLSPQLAKSIFQGLETMQLRVERECATTLALAHWLQSQPGVTQVAYPGLESHPSNTLAHRYLPSGPGAVLTFNVAGGLEGASRFLSALTLIRRAANLGDTRTLAIHPWTTTHGRLGEAARIQAGVTPDLIRLSVGLEAPGDLQADLRRALDAALRSELVSSD; from the coding sequence GTGTCGCACCCAAAAGAACAATCCAAGAATTTTGTAAATTCCCTCGATGAGGCGCACAGCGCTACCCAGGCGGTGCATGTCGGCCTGCAGCGTGGTCCGGGCGAGGGCGTCGGCCTGCCGATCTACGACGCGGTCGCCTGGGAGTTTCAGGATCTGGAGCACGCCGCGCACATCTTCGCGACGAACGACGGGCTGTCGTACAGCCGCATCGGCAACCCCACCCTCAGCGCCCTGGAGGCGCGTGTCAGTGCCCTGGAGGGCGCGCTGGGCGCGGTGGTGACGGGAACGGGTCAGGCAGCGACGCTGCTCTCCCTCATCACCCTGGCGCGCGCGGGTGACCACATCGTGGCGTCCGCCAGCCTGTTCGGTGGTACGGTCGCGCTGCTCACGAGTGTCCTGCCGAATTTCGGCATCACCACCAGCCTTGTCGCCAATGACGCCGAGTCCATCCGGGCGGCCCTGCAGCCCAATACCCGCGCGGTTCTGGTCGAGACCATCGGCAATCCGGCGCTGGACATTCCTGACTTTGGGGCCATCAGCGGCGTGACGCGCACGGCGGGCGTTCCATTGATCGTCGACAACACCTGGGGTGCGGTGGGCGCATTGTGCCAGCCTTTTCGGCACGGCGCGGACATCATCGTCCATTCGCTGACCAAGTGGGCGGCAGGTCATGGTGCCGCGCTGGGAGGCGCGGTGCTGTGCCGCCCGGGCTTGGACTGTTCGGCAAACCCGCTGTTCAGCGAACATGACCGCGAAGGCGTCTCGCTCTGGCAGCGTCACGGTGAACTGGCCTTTTTGTGGCGGGCACGGCAGCTGGGCCTTTCGCAAATGGGCATGGTCCTGTCGCCCCAGCTTGCCAAGAGCATCTTTCAGGGCCTGGAGACCATGCAGTTGCGCGTCGAGCGTGAGTGCGCCACAACCCTGGCACTGGCACACTGGCTGCAGAGCCAACCCGGCGTGACCCAGGTCGCGTATCCGGGCCTGGAGAGTCACCCCTCGAACACGCTGGCGCACCGTTACCTTCCCAGCGGGCCAGGCGCCGTCCTGACCTTCAACGTCGCGGGCGGTCTGGAGGGCGCTTCACGCTTTCTGAGCGCACTGACCCTGATTCGCCGTGCAGCCAACCTGGGTGACACCCGCACCCTGGCCATTCATCCGTGGACCACCACGCACGGTCGCCTGGGGGAGGCAGCGCGCATTCAGGCCGGTGTCACGCCCGACCTGATCCGTCTGTCGGTGGGCCTTGAAGCCCCCGGGGATTTGCAGGCCGACTTGCGGCGAGCACTGGACGCGGCGCTCAGAAGCGAGCTGGTCTCCTCGGACTGA
- a CDS encoding glycoside hydrolase family 2 TIM barrel-domain containing protein codes for MKHSKHPNPLIERENWRDLCGTWRFAYDDAGRWKTPEDVRFDREILVPYPPESKKSGIHDENFHPVVWYGLSVPISAEDQQDRLLLKFGAVDYAAKVWVNGQLLASHEGGHTPFCADVTEAARGSDTLEIVVRAEDDPHDLAKPRGKQDWLPEAHSIWYPRTTGIWQPVWLERVPEIRIEELQWTSHMERWEIGMDVRLLGTVPENLSLRVRLAHGDDVIADDLYRVRWNEVSRRIALADPGIDDFRNELLWSPNHPTLMDATVELLQGDTVIDRVRSYTALRSVDVQGNRFLLNGRPYYLKMVLDQGYWPDSLMAATDEELRRDVELTRQLGFNAARKHQKIENPRWLYWCDVLGLLVWEEMPSPYRFNNTAVERLTREWTEAIKRDASHPCIVAWVPLNESWGVPDLPTNAAHRDYVRALYHLTKTLDPSRPVIGNDGWEHVATDLITVHDYTDDPDVLRLRYGTLESTRRSIEQQRPGDRVITVAGFQVAEQPVILSEFGGIAFVPGGNPGKGFGVSEYEAESGWGYSVSDDEADFLNDYTGLLEATHECFGLSGFCYTQLTDTFQEKNGLLYEDRSPKTDMRALAHATQGSRTPREMTIDPAMNPFGYGMRWRKRLTAPTASDD; via the coding sequence GTGAAGCACTCCAAACACCCCAATCCTCTGATCGAACGCGAAAACTGGCGTGATCTGTGCGGCACCTGGCGCTTTGCCTACGATGACGCAGGCCGCTGGAAAACCCCCGAAGATGTGCGGTTCGACCGCGAAATCCTGGTTCCTTACCCGCCGGAAAGCAAAAAGAGCGGCATTCACGACGAGAACTTTCATCCGGTCGTGTGGTACGGGCTAAGCGTACCCATCAGTGCCGAGGACCAGCAAGACCGGCTGTTGCTCAAGTTCGGTGCCGTCGATTACGCCGCGAAAGTCTGGGTAAATGGGCAACTCCTCGCTTCGCACGAGGGAGGCCACACGCCCTTCTGTGCTGACGTGACCGAGGCGGCGCGCGGCAGCGACACGCTGGAAATCGTGGTGCGCGCCGAGGACGATCCGCACGACCTGGCCAAGCCACGTGGCAAGCAGGACTGGCTTCCCGAAGCGCACTCCATCTGGTATCCGCGCACCACCGGCATCTGGCAGCCGGTGTGGCTGGAGCGCGTACCGGAAATCCGGATCGAGGAACTGCAGTGGACCTCGCACATGGAACGCTGGGAAATCGGGATGGACGTCCGGCTGCTCGGCACGGTACCGGAAAACCTGTCCTTGCGGGTGCGGCTCGCGCACGGCGATGACGTGATCGCCGACGACCTCTACCGCGTACGCTGGAACGAGGTGTCGCGCCGCATCGCCCTCGCTGACCCCGGCATCGACGATTTTCGCAACGAACTGCTCTGGAGCCCCAACCACCCGACCCTGATGGACGCCACGGTGGAGCTGTTGCAGGGAGACACGGTCATCGACCGCGTGCGGAGCTACACGGCCCTCCGCTCGGTGGACGTGCAGGGCAACCGCTTTTTGCTCAACGGCCGTCCGTACTACCTCAAGATGGTGCTCGATCAGGGATATTGGCCTGACTCGCTCATGGCCGCAACCGACGAGGAACTGCGCCGTGATGTGGAGCTCACCCGGCAACTCGGCTTCAACGCCGCACGCAAGCACCAGAAGATCGAAAATCCACGCTGGCTGTACTGGTGCGATGTGCTGGGCCTGCTGGTATGGGAGGAGATGCCCAGCCCGTACCGCTTCAACAACACGGCAGTGGAGCGGCTGACCCGGGAATGGACCGAGGCGATCAAACGCGACGCTTCACATCCCTGCATCGTGGCCTGGGTGCCGCTCAACGAATCATGGGGGGTGCCTGACCTGCCCACCAACGCCGCCCACCGTGATTACGTGCGCGCGCTTTACCACCTGACCAAGACCCTTGACCCCAGCCGTCCGGTGATCGGAAATGACGGCTGGGAGCATGTGGCGACCGACCTGATCACCGTCCACGACTACACCGACGATCCCGATGTGCTGCGCCTGCGTTACGGCACGCTGGAAAGCACCCGGCGCTCAATCGAGCAGCAGCGTCCCGGTGACCGTGTCATTACCGTGGCCGGCTTTCAGGTGGCCGAGCAGCCGGTGATCCTCTCGGAGTTCGGCGGGATTGCCTTTGTGCCGGGCGGCAATCCCGGCAAGGGTTTCGGGGTGTCCGAGTACGAGGCGGAAAGCGGATGGGGCTACAGCGTCTCGGACGACGAAGCCGACTTTCTGAACGACTACACCGGGCTGCTGGAAGCCACCCATGAATGCTTCGGTTTGTCGGGCTTCTGCTACACGCAGCTCACGGACACCTTTCAGGAGAAAAACGGGCTGCTCTACGAAGACCGCAGCCCCAAAACCGACATGCGCGCGCTGGCGCACGCCACGCAGGGCAGCCGCACGCCACGCGAGATGACGATCGACCCGGCCATGAATCCCTTTGGGTACGGCATGCGCTGGCGCAAACGCCTGACCGCTCCGACAGCCAGCGACGACTGA
- a CDS encoding glycoside hydrolase family 43 protein: MKGTYTNPVTSGYFADPFVLRHEGVYYAYGTGAAPEDGGEGAQRGYKFEVLRSEDLVDWTSLGGALEPLTDENAQDYWAPEVAFHDGAFYMYYSAGIGDKGHQIRVAISEKPEGPFRDAGAILTPDDPFTIDASPFQDDDGTWYLYYARDFLDGERVGTALVVDRLESMTRLAGEPRTVLRATSDWQIFRKNREMYGNVYDWYTLEGPFAVKHDGQYYLFYSGGAWEEPNYGVSYAVAPHPLGPWVEPASDGPTILQSVPGVVVGPGHNCVVKGPDGHDYIVYHAWDKDKTARRMCVDRIDWTPEGPRTHGPSFEPQAIPQADHA, encoded by the coding sequence ATGAAAGGCACCTACACGAATCCGGTCACGTCCGGCTATTTTGCCGATCCGTTCGTTCTGCGCCATGAGGGCGTGTACTACGCGTATGGAACGGGTGCCGCACCCGAGGACGGGGGAGAAGGCGCGCAGCGCGGATACAAATTCGAAGTGCTGCGCTCTGAGGACCTGGTTGACTGGACCTCGCTGGGCGGCGCCCTCGAACCGTTAACCGACGAGAACGCCCAGGACTACTGGGCACCCGAGGTTGCTTTTCACGACGGCGCGTTCTACATGTACTACTCGGCGGGTATCGGCGACAAAGGCCACCAGATTCGTGTGGCCATCAGCGAGAAACCCGAAGGTCCTTTCCGGGATGCGGGCGCCATTCTGACTCCCGACGATCCCTTTACCATCGACGCCAGCCCGTTTCAGGACGACGATGGCACCTGGTATCTCTATTACGCCCGTGACTTTCTCGACGGTGAGCGGGTGGGCACGGCCCTGGTCGTCGACCGTCTGGAAAGCATGACCCGCCTTGCAGGCGAGCCGCGCACGGTACTGCGCGCCACGAGCGACTGGCAGATTTTCCGGAAGAACCGCGAGATGTACGGCAACGTTTACGACTGGTACACCCTCGAAGGACCGTTCGCAGTGAAGCACGACGGCCAGTACTACCTGTTCTACTCCGGGGGCGCCTGGGAAGAACCCAATTATGGTGTCTCGTACGCGGTCGCGCCGCATCCGCTGGGTCCCTGGGTCGAGCCGGCCTCGGACGGACCGACGATTCTGCAGTCCGTTCCCGGCGTGGTGGTCGGGCCCGGCCACAACTGCGTCGTCAAGGGACCCGACGGCCACGATTACATCGTCTACCACGCCTGGGACAAAGACAAAACAGCGCGCCGCATGTGCGTTGACCGCATTGACTGGACACCCGAAGGACCCAGAACGCACGGGCCCAGCTTCGAACCTCAAGCGATTCCTCAGGCGGACCACGCCTGA
- a CDS encoding ABC transporter substrate-binding protein encodes MLNIKKAMLLLCGALLVGTSDAQSYKGPKVQITYLHGFTGADRPVMEKLVQQFNAAHPNIQVRAQAQPWGTTWQQLPALVASGRAADVVVINEDQITNFIARGAVSPLTDAELKSAGIDKNRFYGPLFKTADYKGASYGLPISAVAYTMFYNKDLMKKAGLDPNKPPQNYTDLVKAAQACTTDKSGKKAGEAGFDAKNLDTWGISLYNNWVGARAAYAAILQNGGSLVDKDLNAAFNSPQAVEGVQRVVDLVTRHNVARPNSTEEAELAAFSQGKVCFFPSGQWYLDRFEQQKMNFGVAFMPRIGDKQDAAWGGSSHLTLPKQKAGYDKNKRAAALEFVNWMTQPAQNLAWTEAGSLPIMAAVAKDKKFEGRPISGVFSKLDSIYATSGFPWGGQVLGPFDNAWANAFSGKKSVKQALDDGVKEANQQIAQARKNFQ; translated from the coding sequence ATGTTGAACATCAAAAAGGCAATGTTGCTGCTGTGTGGTGCGCTGCTCGTGGGCACGTCGGACGCGCAGTCCTACAAGGGACCCAAAGTGCAGATCACTTACCTGCACGGCTTCACCGGCGCTGACCGACCGGTCATGGAAAAGCTGGTGCAGCAGTTCAACGCTGCTCACCCCAACATTCAGGTGCGTGCGCAGGCTCAGCCCTGGGGTACCACCTGGCAGCAGCTGCCGGCCCTGGTCGCCTCGGGCCGCGCTGCCGATGTGGTCGTCATCAACGAAGACCAGATCACCAACTTCATCGCGCGTGGCGCCGTGTCCCCGCTGACCGACGCCGAACTGAAATCAGCCGGCATCGACAAGAACCGCTTTTATGGCCCGCTCTTCAAGACTGCCGACTACAAGGGCGCATCGTACGGGCTGCCCATTTCTGCGGTGGCGTACACGATGTTCTACAACAAGGACCTGATGAAAAAAGCCGGGCTTGACCCCAACAAGCCCCCGCAGAATTACACCGATCTGGTCAAAGCCGCACAGGCCTGCACCACTGACAAGAGCGGCAAGAAAGCTGGCGAAGCAGGCTTCGACGCCAAGAATCTCGACACCTGGGGCATCAGCCTCTACAACAACTGGGTCGGAGCGCGCGCCGCGTACGCCGCGATCCTGCAGAACGGTGGCAGCCTGGTCGACAAGGACCTGAACGCCGCCTTCAATTCTCCGCAGGCCGTGGAAGGTGTGCAGCGGGTGGTCGATCTGGTGACGAGGCACAACGTCGCGCGCCCCAACAGCACCGAGGAAGCCGAACTGGCGGCCTTCAGCCAGGGCAAGGTCTGCTTCTTCCCCTCGGGTCAGTGGTACCTCGACCGTTTCGAGCAGCAGAAGATGAACTTCGGCGTGGCGTTCATGCCCCGCATTGGCGATAAGCAGGACGCCGCCTGGGGTGGTTCAAGCCACCTGACACTGCCCAAGCAGAAGGCGGGCTACGACAAGAACAAACGCGCTGCGGCCCTGGAGTTCGTCAACTGGATGACGCAGCCCGCGCAGAACCTCGCCTGGACCGAAGCGGGCAGTCTGCCCATCATGGCAGCCGTCGCGAAGGACAAGAAGTTCGAAGGCCGTCCGATCTCCGGCGTCTTCAGCAAACTCGACAGCATTTACGCCACGTCGGGTTTCCCATGGGGCGGACAGGTGCTGGGCCCCTTTGACAACGCCTGGGCGAACGCCTTCTCTGGCAAGAAGAGCGTCAAGCAGGCACTGGACGACGGTGTGAAGGAAGCCAATCAGCAGATTGCGCAAGCACGCAAGAATTTTCAGTAA
- a CDS encoding carbohydrate ABC transporter permease: protein MSLTAPRMPRRHGFNDANPVVPYLYLLPFALFFLVFVVYPVGFGFYVSLHRFDLLSETTPFVGLEYYRALFNFDTPQAQFFWQSMRNTTFFTVVSVPLLIATALGLALLLNRPIFGRSFFRAVFFLPGVLTVSVMGILWRWMFDNQIGLVNAVRGDVFGLQPLAFLSVEQLAWVPIIVGTLWWTIGFNMTLYLAALGNISTSYYEAADIDGATPWAKFRFITWPLLGPVTLFVFVTTVLASFQLFGQSLLITAGGPNRSTQSAIMYITEEAFTNNQFSSATAMSFMFGLVMLIFTYLQFRIMARDARGG from the coding sequence GTGAGCCTCACTGCTCCACGAATGCCGAGACGGCATGGATTCAACGATGCCAACCCTGTCGTGCCTTACCTGTACCTCTTGCCGTTCGCACTGTTTTTCCTGGTCTTCGTCGTATACCCGGTAGGATTTGGATTCTACGTCAGCCTGCACCGCTTTGACCTGCTTTCGGAAACCACTCCGTTCGTCGGTCTGGAGTACTACCGCGCCTTGTTTAACTTCGATACTCCGCAAGCACAGTTTTTCTGGCAGTCCATGCGGAACACCACCTTCTTCACCGTCGTCAGCGTGCCATTGCTGATCGCTACAGCGCTGGGGCTGGCGCTTTTGCTCAACCGGCCGATTTTCGGACGCTCGTTCTTCCGGGCGGTGTTTTTTCTGCCTGGCGTCCTGACCGTATCGGTGATGGGGATCTTGTGGCGCTGGATGTTCGACAACCAGATCGGCCTCGTGAACGCCGTACGGGGTGACGTCTTCGGGCTGCAGCCCCTGGCCTTTCTCTCGGTAGAGCAGCTGGCCTGGGTGCCGATCATCGTCGGGACGCTGTGGTGGACGATCGGCTTCAATATGACGCTGTATCTGGCGGCGCTGGGCAACATCTCCACCAGTTATTACGAGGCCGCCGACATTGACGGCGCGACTCCCTGGGCGAAATTTCGCTTTATCACCTGGCCGCTCCTGGGCCCCGTGACGCTGTTTGTCTTCGTGACAACCGTCCTGGCTTCGTTTCAGCTGTTCGGACAGTCACTGCTGATCACGGCCGGGGGACCGAACCGCTCTACCCAGAGCGCCATCATGTACATCACCGAAGAGGCGTTCACGAACAACCAGTTCTCCTCTGCAACGGCGATGTCGTTTATGTTCGGTCTGGTCATGCTGATCTTTACGTACCTGCAGTTCCGCATCATGGCGCGTGACGCGCGAGGAGGCTGA
- a CDS encoding carbohydrate ABC transporter permease, with translation MALSAPRTQTIGKTAETRRRRAPRDLPRFLLLCLLAVIFLAPMYWMIATSFKMETDVISTPTQWFPVRPTLENYQEVLTSPDGNILRWMWNSFFVATVFTLLHVALCALTAYPLARMRFPGRDTLFWIILGSMMIPWVVTLIPTYLMMLRFDWIDSFNALIWPGLAGAFGVFLLRQFFISLPKELEEAARLDGANSLQVLWHIILPLSIPALVTLGIFAFMGSWNNFIWPLYVVTDIDKLTLPVGVTTFSQRYVTEYGKLMAATAIASVPVLIAYLFAQRYLISGLATTGMKE, from the coding sequence GTGGCCCTTTCTGCTCCCCGCACGCAGACGATTGGCAAAACAGCCGAGACGCGGCGCAGACGTGCTCCCCGTGACCTTCCGAGATTTTTGCTGCTGTGCCTGCTGGCCGTGATTTTTCTGGCCCCGATGTACTGGATGATCGCCACGTCATTCAAGATGGAAACGGACGTGATTTCCACGCCGACCCAGTGGTTCCCGGTCCGGCCGACCCTGGAAAACTACCAGGAGGTGCTGACCTCCCCTGATGGCAACATCCTGCGCTGGATGTGGAATTCCTTCTTCGTGGCGACCGTCTTCACGCTGCTGCACGTCGCGTTGTGCGCGCTCACGGCTTATCCGCTGGCCCGCATGCGTTTTCCAGGCCGAGACACCCTTTTCTGGATCATTCTGGGGTCGATGATGATTCCCTGGGTGGTCACCCTTATTCCGACGTACCTGATGATGCTGCGCTTCGACTGGATTGACAGCTTCAACGCGCTCATCTGGCCGGGGCTGGCCGGCGCCTTTGGGGTGTTCCTGCTGCGTCAGTTCTTTATCTCGCTGCCCAAGGAACTGGAAGAGGCTGCCCGGCTTGATGGAGCCAACAGCCTTCAGGTGCTGTGGCACATCATTTTGCCCTTGTCGATTCCCGCGCTGGTGACACTGGGAATCTTTGCCTTCATGGGTTCGTGGAATAACTTCATCTGGCCACTTTATGTCGTGACCGACATCGACAAGCTCACGCTGCCCGTGGGTGTGACCACTTTCTCGCAGCGCTATGTCACCGAATACGGGAAGCTGATGGCCGCAACGGCCATTGCCTCGGTTCCGGTCTTGATCGCTTATCTCTTCGCTCAGCGCTATCTGATTTCAGGACTGGCGACCACGGGCATGAAGGAATAA
- a CDS encoding glycoside hydrolase family 43 protein — translation MTSMPVESALTSYSENVPLSTFANPVIAEDFADPFILRQGLLYYAYSTAFGGEELPTRRSYDLLNWTNLGDTMGPLPVWAERGFTWAPDIMAVEDGFMLYYTARHRASEQQVIGAAFSTSPEGPFLDTSETPFISQHELGGVIDAHAFIDRDGQRYLYWKNDGNSCGLRTFIWVQRLSDDGRQLVGERVALIGNDQHWEGNLIEAPFVHARDGQYFLFYSAAHYGDETYGVGYAVGSSPMGPFQKVQDGPLLSTFGEVAGPGGQGILSDEAGNTWMYYHAWTKGQVGYEAGGARSLRCEPLWWNQGHPVLESSAFLPLPAPPSENEMPALSLA, via the coding sequence ATGACCTCAATGCCTGTTGAGAGCGCACTCACAAGTTACTCAGAGAACGTGCCGCTTTCGACTTTCGCCAACCCTGTCATCGCCGAGGACTTTGCCGATCCTTTCATTCTGCGCCAAGGCCTGCTGTACTACGCTTATTCCACGGCCTTTGGGGGCGAGGAGCTGCCCACCCGCCGTTCGTACGATCTGCTCAACTGGACGAACCTTGGCGACACCATGGGCCCACTGCCCGTCTGGGCCGAGCGCGGCTTCACGTGGGCGCCCGACATCATGGCCGTCGAGGATGGCTTCATGCTGTACTACACGGCCCGCCACCGCGCGAGCGAACAGCAGGTCATCGGCGCGGCGTTTTCCACGTCGCCCGAGGGTCCTTTCCTGGACACCTCCGAGACGCCCTTCATCTCCCAGCATGAACTCGGCGGCGTGATCGACGCGCACGCCTTTATCGACCGCGACGGCCAGCGTTACCTCTACTGGAAGAACGACGGCAACAGCTGCGGCCTGCGCACCTTCATCTGGGTACAGCGTCTCTCGGACGACGGACGGCAGCTCGTCGGAGAGCGCGTGGCCTTGATCGGCAACGACCAGCACTGGGAGGGAAACCTGATCGAAGCGCCCTTTGTGCACGCCCGCGACGGTCAGTACTTCCTCTTTTACTCGGCTGCCCATTACGGTGACGAAACCTACGGCGTCGGCTACGCGGTCGGCTCTTCACCCATGGGGCCCTTTCAGAAAGTTCAGGACGGGCCCCTGCTCAGCACCTTCGGCGAAGTGGCCGGTCCGGGCGGTCAGGGCATTCTCAGTGACGAGGCTGGCAACACCTGGATGTACTACCACGCCTGGACGAAGGGGCAGGTCGGCTACGAAGCGGGCGGCGCCCGTAGCCTGCGCTGTGAGCCGCTGTGGTGGAACCAGGGGCACCCGGTGCTGGAGAGCAGCGCGTTTCTTCCCTTGCCTGCTCCTCCCAGCGAGAATGAAATGCCGGCCCTCAGCCTGGCCTGA